The Psychrobacter sp. P11G3 genomic interval CGTGGTTGGCGATGCCAATTCGTCAATAAATGAACCTGAGTAGCAGGCAGACACCACAATCACACGCCAGCGGATACCAGATGCGTCTAGCGCGTCACGCAACCATGTAGCATCTAAATTATCCATCGCAAGCGGCGGATTTGCCAACTGGACGATATCTTGATTACCATGTGAAGACAACGTCAGGAACAACACATCTTCATCAGCATTCATCTGCTGACCGATTTTCTTTAAGCCGCGCAAAATGCTGGTCTTAGTAGCGATTGGTTCATCTAGCCAACTATAAGTATTATTAATCAGCGATAGTGAATGCCCGCTGGTACCAAAGCGCACGTCAAACAGCTCGCGCACCTTATTAATCTCAGAACGAAAGACGTTTTGATCAGAGAATCCTGCGACTCCCATAAAGTACCAGTCGGTTTTGCCATCGATACTCGGGTCTATACTATCCAATGCTTGCTGTAACAAACGTGGCTGCTGATACAATGCCGCCTCTTCTAGTACAGGCTCTATAGGTATTTGTTTAAAGATCGGCTGATCTGCGACATTACGCTGCCAGATAGTCAGCAACGCTACCGCACCGACCAATACAATGATTCGCTCCCACCATGGTATGCGCAGACGTCGGGAAAATATCCAAAGTAACGCTAGCGTTTGCCATAAGAACAATACTAAAAACAGTACTGGTAAGAACGAATAACTCCAATTTGGCAACCAACCATAGCTACCAAAAAACTGCACCAAGCTCTGTAATAGGGCTGACAATGTATCAGCGACCAACCACAGTACTACTGGTACAAATACCAATGCTTGGTTGCTCGCTCGCCGAGCCAAAATGATACCACCAAGCAAAATAATCATCGGCCAGATCAAATAACTGACCAATCCTTGCTCATTAAATATGCTGCCGCTTTCAGCAGCTAACCATGAAAATAAGACATTGCTACCAAGCGCCAATAGCGCAAATACGGCAAACTGTACAAAAGTGGGTTTAACCCAAGAAAAAGCCCGTGTTGAGCCCACTAGCATCCACAAGGTTGCAATAATATTGGCAGCGAAATTGAGCGAAAAACGCTGAAGCGAGACGGTTTTTAACGACGTAAGTGACAAAGACTTAGACCTCTAGCCAGTCGAGAAAAATAAAATGACTCAATGATAATTATCTTAATGTAACAGCCGCGCGGTGCAATCAGTTGACGATTTTTTGTACAGCATGCAGACATCGATTTATATTGAATTCACGATGGAGTGATTATAGAAGATGACTAGCACTGCCTAATATTCTAGCTCGCTAATCTATCGCGATTGTAACGGATTGTCGGTTAAGAGGATAAGGCTGATTTGTAAAATTCACTAAAATTTGGCCAAAAATTCAAATAAAAAAGGAGGCCTCTTATATAAAGCCTCCCTTTTTTGCTAATTACTAAACATTATCTCATCAATAGCTCATTGACGCGTTTTAGGTAAGCGGCTGGATCGTCTAGCTGACCGCCATCTGCTAACAATGCCTGATCAAAGATCACTTGTGCTAGATCATCGAATTGCTCACTACTCTCAAGCTTCTTAATGAGTGGATGATCAGGATTTACTTCTAGCGTTGGCTTACTTGCTGGTACATCCTGACCCATTTGCTGTAGCATCTGAATCATTTGTGGCGATAACTCACCTTCACCTACAACCAAACAAGCTGGACTATCGACTAAACGAGTAGACACTTTGACGTCTTTAGCACGCTCGCCCAACGCAGCCTTTAGCTTATCGACTACTGGCTTTAGCGTTTCTTGTGCTTTCTCTGCTTCCGCTTTTTCTGCTTCATCTTGCAAGTCGCCTAAATCTACTGCGCCTTTGGCGATGTTTTGCAGCGGTGTCTCATCGAATGAGGTCAAGAAGTTCATTGCCCATTCATCAACACGGCTAGTCATCAAGATAACTT includes:
- a CDS encoding C13 family peptidase, whose amino-acid sequence is MSLTSLKTVSLQRFSLNFAANIIATLWMLVGSTRAFSWVKPTFVQFAVFALLALGSNVLFSWLAAESGSIFNEQGLVSYLIWPMIILLGGIILARRASNQALVFVPVVLWLVADTLSALLQSLVQFFGSYGWLPNWSYSFLPVLFLVLFLWQTLALLWIFSRRLRIPWWERIIVLVGAVALLTIWQRNVADQPIFKQIPIEPVLEEAALYQQPRLLQQALDSIDPSIDGKTDWYFMGVAGFSDQNVFRSEINKVRELFDVRFGTSGHSLSLINNTYSWLDEPIATKTSILRGLKKIGQQMNADEDVLFLTLSSHGNQDIVQLANPPLAMDNLDATWLRDALDASGIRWRVIVVSACYSGSFIDELASPTTVVITASAADKASFGCTNTAEMTYFGQAFFSESLRGNTSFESAFKDASIRVNERESAMGFEPSEPQMVIGSLMETALPAFEQVLFDKAHPSVASITNNATSTTVNTLPDNATNISVDEVEIAAE